In Bacillus sp. NP247, one DNA window encodes the following:
- a CDS encoding VOC family protein, which produces MGFQLHPETTLGVVHLYVSNLKKSLEFYTEVLRMKVLEEKSTIVTFGNEENEPLLIIEEKEDALPKQRGRTGLYHYAILLPNRQDLANILRHFVERVHPLHGGADHYFSEALYLADPDGNGIEIYHDRQKEVWHDENGELPFVSNPLDGEGLLQQGSTWNGFPAGTVMGHIHLHVADLEEAKRFYVDGLGFDVTIPARNGALFVSAGGYHHHIGLNTWQGEDILPQMPNSVGLKYFTIVLADEKQKEQVCERLKNIGKIATYKDGILQVKDPFGHCIYFKIKGEA; this is translated from the coding sequence ATGGGCTTTCAACTTCATCCCGAAACAACACTTGGGGTTGTTCATTTATATGTATCAAATTTAAAGAAATCGCTAGAGTTTTATACAGAAGTATTGCGTATGAAGGTATTGGAAGAAAAAAGTACAATCGTTACGTTTGGTAATGAGGAAAATGAGCCACTTCTCATCATAGAAGAAAAGGAAGACGCTCTTCCGAAGCAAAGAGGTCGAACTGGTTTATATCACTATGCAATTTTATTACCAAACAGACAAGACTTAGCAAATATTCTTCGTCATTTTGTTGAGAGAGTACACCCATTACATGGTGGGGCTGACCATTACTTTAGTGAAGCTCTTTATTTAGCTGATCCAGATGGAAACGGGATTGAAATTTATCATGATCGCCAAAAAGAAGTTTGGCATGATGAGAATGGAGAGCTACCATTTGTTAGTAACCCGTTAGACGGCGAAGGATTATTACAGCAAGGCAGTACATGGAATGGATTCCCAGCTGGTACTGTAATGGGGCATATTCATTTACATGTAGCTGACTTAGAAGAAGCAAAACGTTTCTATGTTGATGGTCTTGGTTTTGATGTAACAATCCCAGCTCGAAATGGAGCGTTGTTCGTATCAGCAGGTGGTTATCATCATCATATCGGTTTAAATACATGGCAAGGTGAAGATATACTACCGCAAATGCCAAATTCCGTTGGCTTGAAATATTTCACAATTGTACTAGCAGATGAAAAACAAAAAGAGCAAGTATGTGAACGCTTAAAAAATATTGGCAAAATTGCTACGTACAAAGATGGAATATTACAGGTCAAGGATCCATTTGGACATTGTATATATTTCAAAATAAAAGGAGAAGCCTAA
- a CDS encoding DoxX family protein translates to MNQHIGNLIIRIVLGVTFFMHGLTKFQSGIDNIAGWFTSIGLPGGLAYGVATVELVGGLLLILGLGVRYIGLLFALVMVGAIVKVKWSAGLLGDGKNPGFELELALLAMGAYLFIAKADGFVDNFLKEKMLKKN, encoded by the coding sequence ATGAATCAACATATTGGTAACTTAATTATTCGTATCGTGTTAGGGGTAACGTTCTTTATGCACGGTTTAACAAAATTCCAATCAGGAATTGACAATATTGCAGGGTGGTTTACAAGCATTGGTTTACCAGGAGGACTTGCATACGGTGTAGCAACAGTGGAATTAGTTGGTGGTCTATTGTTAATTCTAGGTTTAGGTGTAAGATATATTGGATTATTATTTGCACTTGTTATGGTTGGAGCAATTGTAAAAGTGAAATGGTCAGCTGGTTTATTAGGAGATGGGAAAAATCCTGGCTTCGAATTAGAACTTGCATTATTAGCAATGGGTGCTTATTTATTTATTGCGAAAGCTGATGGTTTTGTAGATAATTTCTTAAAAGAGAAAATGTTAAAGAAGAATTAA